The Polaribacter sp. Q13 sequence TCGTCATACTAATAATTTTCCTTGCAGATTCTTTAGTAATATTCGCCCCCATTCTACTAATTCTAGAACCACTTACTATTTTATACTTTTCATTCCCTTCAATAGTGGTAACTAAATCGTCAAAATCGGCTAAATCTGTAGATAAATCGGCATCTAAAAATCCTATAAAGTCTAAATCTTCTTGTTTAGCCATGTATAACATTCCTTGTCTTACGGCTTCTGCTTTACCTCCATTTTTTTCACAATCGTACACGGTAATAAAATCTTCTCTACCTTTTCTTAGTGTATTTAAAACTTCTAATGTTTTATCTTTACTTCCATCGTTTACAAAACACAAATGATAGCCAGAGTTTTTATCTATATAATCTGTAAACTCTTTACTTAACAATCTTTCTTCTTCGTTATAACAAGGAATTACAACACCTACACATCTTTCTTGAATAATGGTGTTTGAGTATTTTTTTGTGCTATCCATATTTTCTGGAGCACCAATTAATCTTTTTGTTCTTAAGCCAACCTCTGTTAAACTTAATGGCTTTTTCATGTAATCATTTACTCCTAGCTCAAAACCTTTGGTAATCATTTCATCATCTGTATTACCAGATAAAATCATAATTGGGGTGTCAGATTTTTTTACTTCTCTAATATGTCTTACAACTTCTAACCCAGAAATGGTAGGCATATTAATATCAACAATAACTAAATCTGGCTGAAAAGAATTAAATAATTCAATTCCTTTTACACCATCAGTTTCCGTAATTACTTCATAGCCCATTTCTTTTAATCTAACTTCTAATGGAATTAAAACTAATTTCTGATCATCTATTGCTAATATTTTCATGTCTGGGGTTTTTTTATTAATTAATTACACTGCAAAAATACTTTAGTTTTATTACCTTACTTTTAAATTAGTTATTAAAGGTAGTTTAACTCAGTTGAAAGGTAGTTTACTTTAGACTAATATAAAAAATTATCCTTAAAAATATTTATCTTTACATCATTATAAGCCCGACTTCTGTTAATGAAAGAAAAATCTAATAAATACTTAATTACTGCAATTCTTTTGGCAGTACTTTTTCATGGATCTACTATTTTCTTTACACTAGAAACTACTTATGATGCTTTAATTCATTTATTTTTTGCAGATCATTATGCACATCATTGGTTTGAACCTTGGAACTATAAGTGGTACACTGGTTTTACGGTACAAAGTTATCCGCCTTTAGTACATCAAACAATTGGCGCATTATCTTTAATAGGAGGGCTAAAATTTGGAATGTTTACGGTTGCCCTAATTGCTATTTTACTCTTTGTTACGGGTGCTTATAGATATTCTTTACTAATAACAGCAAATAGAACTGTTGCTGGTTATGCGGCTATTTTAGCCGTATTTTCTTCCTCTTTTGTAGAAACCTTGCATATTTTTGGGCAATTGCCCAGTATTATTGGAGTTTCCGTTTTAATGCATTCCTTACCAGAAATTTATTTATGGCTTAAAACAGGTAAATATAAATTTTTCTTTACATCGCTTTCTTTAATTGCCGTTACCGTAACCTCTCATCATGTTACCCCCATTTTTGGAATGTTATTTTTTATTTTTCCTCTAATTGGTACTGTAATTATGGATGTTGCTAAAGAAGAAGCAGGTTCTTATAAAAATGTTACATTCTTATTGTTTCTAAAAACGTTTATGAAACAATTAAAACGAAACTTAACATTTGGTTTTTCTGCTTTACTACTTATTATATTTTGCATTTTTCCTTATTGGATGAACTCTAAATTAAATCCAATTACTCAAGTACCAATTCCGCATGGTTCTAGAGATAGTTTTATAGAAGTAACCTCATCTGGTTTGGTGTTTTTTACAATTCCATGGGGACTTTTATTGTTTGTGCTTCCTTATTTATTCTACAGATATTTTAGTAAAAGATATATCTGTTTTGGTATCTCTTTTACCATGTTGGTTATTTTAGGTACAGGAGGAACAACCCCAATACCCAAAATACTTTTAGGTGAAAATGCCTTTAATATTTTAACGCTAGATAGATTTACACTTTGGGCTACCATTATGTCTATTCCTATTTTTGGCGAATTTATTTATAGGTTTGTAGAAGGTGATTTAAAAACGTTAATACAAGATCGGTTTGGCGCCGTTTATCATAGATTAATAGGAGGCCTTTTAGCAGGCGCTTACGTTTCTATGGTCATTTTTACTATGAGCTTAGGATACTTTAGACCGTCACAACCTCAAAAAATAAAAATGTTGCCTATTGTTAATTTTTTGAGTCAAGATTCTCATGATCAATGGCGGTATTTAACGTTAGGTTTTGGAGATCAAATGGCATGGTTAGCTGCACAAACAAATGCTTTAAGTGTAGATGGTAATTACCACTCTGCAAGACGATTACCAGAATTAACCACAAGACCCATAGAGCGTTTAGAAAATTCTAAATTTAAAGGAGTTGCTGGTATTGGTTCTTTGCAACAGTTTTTAACAACTCCAGAGAAATACAATTTAAAATATATTTTTTCGAATGATAAATTTTATGATCCGGTATTATTTTTCTGCGGATGGCAGCGTTTATCTCAGTTAGAAAATGGTATTATGGTTTGGGAAAAACTAAACGTACCTCCTATTTCTTCTATTTTACCAAAAGAAGATGTACCTGCATGGGTGAAAATAATTTGGGGAATTATTCCTTTTTTAACCGTGCTTATTGCCTTTATTTTAAATGTACAATCCTTATTTGTAAACAGTTTAAAAACAAAAATA is a genomic window containing:
- a CDS encoding response regulator → MKILAIDDQKLVLIPLEVRLKEMGYEVITETDGVKGIELFNSFQPDLVIVDINMPTISGLEVVRHIREVKKSDTPIMILSGNTDDEMITKGFELGVNDYMKKPLSLTEVGLRTKRLIGAPENMDSTKKYSNTIIQERCVGVVIPCYNEEERLLSKEFTDYIDKNSGYHLCFVNDGSKDKTLEVLNTLRKGREDFITVYDCEKNGGKAEAVRQGMLYMAKQEDLDFIGFLDADLSTDLADFDDLVTTIEGNEKYKIVSGSRISRMGANITKESARKIISMTINFIIRKILSMDFKDTQCGAKIFHKDVIDISFGDKFVTQWIFDIEIFRRITLHYGLDKAKEMLCEQPLKRWIHADGSKLSMKDSVKIVGQLGQIAWFYRKGKKK